A window of Pyrus communis chromosome 3, drPyrComm1.1, whole genome shotgun sequence genomic DNA:
GAGAGATGGTTTGATCTTGTGGTTGTGCTTCAGACTGACAACACTGTCTTGTACGACCGTTTGACTCGAAGGTAGGTTTTTGGTTCActctttcttttctgttttatttccTTCATGTTGACAACCGTGTGTTTACGAGTGTCCCGTTTTGTGGATTTTTGGACGTGACAGAGGGTATTCGAATTCGAAGCTCTCCAACAATATTGAATGTGAAATATTTCAAACTCTGCTCGAGGAGGCAAAAGAGAGCTACCCTCAAGATATCGTGATTCCTTTGAAGAGTGATAGCATTCAAGACATTTCGACAAATCTGTCTACTTTGACGGACTGGGTCAGGAGGTGGCAACCATCATCAACTTAGTTTCCCATATCGTAGTTTTTCCTTGAAACTGCTTGCTGCGTCAAGATTTTGATATGTATTTTCCTTGTACCATCTTCCTTGTCAGTTTTACCATTGTGTGATGTGAGATTCTCTGCGTTTCCCGCTGTCCATTTTCACATTGTGTTGGACTGCCCTTGTTCTATCAAAACCATATCCTAACTTGGATTACCTTAGGGCCGCGATTGTTTGGCTGGAATCCATGATTACCTTAGGGCCGCAATTGTATGGCCGGAATCCATGATTACCTTGGGGCCGCGATTGTTCGGCCGGAACCCATGACTGGAGTGGGAGTTGGTTTCTCATTCTGCAGCGCCGAAGTGTAATGTTTGTTTAAATATAACAGGAAATGGTGTCGGTTTCCCGTTCCAGTAAAGTGCGATTCGCCATTTGGAGTTTGCAGGTCTCAAAGCTGGAAAGTGAAAGTGAAAACTCAATGGGGCATTTTCCCAATGCATGGTTCAATTGAACTGCCGCGATGTTATCCGGAAGGACCAAAATTGCTCCATGAATACTGTGATCTTGCTGTACGTAGTTTGCATTAGGGTGTTCAATGTTTCAACTTGATCGAACAAAGAAACAGTTGAAGGCTGTGTTTGTTTGGTGAGGGGATTTCAATGTCACAAACTCATTGAGACCAAGTTGGTAAGATATCACCAAATGGAGTCCACTTTTGCTTCCCACCTTATTAATTATCATTTGATGAAGTTTGACTCAAGTTATTTACTACACAAATCTCAAAAGTTAAACTTATCTAATATCATtagaaaacattttttttagctaaaatggttattgagattgacataattttttactttgttCTCTGTTATTTACAATTGGTAGAACTAGTTCTGAGTTTGGTCCACTGCTTATTAagttgagggtatttttgtcattatgGCCCTTATCTAACatagatttttcatggaatgatcaaaataattgcTGGTGGACAAACTTATGAACCATTTCTATTCATAGATTTCAAATCACATGAACTAAAGTAAGGAGTTATAacaatctcaaagaccattttggctaacaAGCCTTATAAAAAATCTAATCATAAATGTCATGTAGGTAGTTAACAAAAGCGAGATTTCCTATATGTTGAGGAcccctttgaaatttttgaaaaaattaaagactAATTTGAAATCACACCAAAATATTAAGGAATTTTGGATACTTAATtcttagaagaagaagaaaaaaaaaaaaaaaacccacctatatggcccaaaaaaataaaattcttatAGTTTCTCATAAGAAAGTCGCATATTTTGCCAAATAGCTTGGGTTGTCCAATTTTAAAAGCAGAGGCTTATTTTTAagagaattttaaagaaaagcttttcattttaacgaaaaatcatatttttacactaaaaagttaatcatggtactatttactttataatttattttgtcattttcgttaaaactcaaagtttcaagctcttttcattagttttcattatttttaatcaccatgaaatttgattttaatctcactttatttttttaaatttaaaattcgcCACTTTATTtcatgaaattcaaaattcggTATACGTTGTCGTATAAGTGAGAGGTTAAGTCTACCCTtttctttttagtgtaaatactatcgtttaattgttaaaaaaaagagTCAAATATACTGACGTGGATTAGAAAATGGACATATGACCTTCATATGAAAAacgctttttagccaaaatggtctctgagatttgcatcactcctcactttggtccctgatatttcaaatcaatagaagtgatcctcgagattgtccaccatccatcattttgttacttctgttaaaaactccgttaagtgtcctaGGCCACTTGACCGGAAGTTTGGGcaaatttcaaagcttcgtaacttaatcgtttcttaaccaaattcgacccataatatatcaaaatgaagataggaaaatatagaataagattatatctATTTGGAAGCCTAATGATTGCTAGAGATGgtcggaaaatagcctcaaagttgactggtccgagagaaaactggaaaactagCCAGAAACTAGGcaaactttaaatgttcatgacttattcaatactcaacgaaatcaagtgattcaaaaaaaaaaaaaatcatacttctcgatgagacgaagagaataGTACCTTTTTTAGTAGCTaaatcgccgtggtttggctggaaaatTGCTCAAAATTGGCTAACTCAAGACCAAgacagccactttcgagccattttccaaccaaaccacggcgagttagccaCTGAAAAAGAtatcattctcttcatctcgtcgagaagtatggtttttgtttttgaatcacttcatttcgttgagtattgaagaagttatgaatgtttaaaatttgCCCAGTTTTTGGCGGGATTTTCAGTTTTCCTTCGGACCAGCtaactttgaggctattttccaacaatctccggaaaccattgggcttccaaatattaaaatcttattctacactttcctatcttcattttgatatattatgggtcaaatttggttaagaaacgattgagttacgaagctttgaaaattacccaaacttccggccaagagctcTGAGACACTTAATaaagtttttaacggaaggaccaaaatgatggatggtggacaatttcagggaccacttctattgatttgaaatcttaAGGATCAAAGTAAGGAGTTATGCGAATCtcagaaattattttagttaaaaagCCTATGAAAATCAGAAATAAAGCAGATCtgagtgaattttgagtttcgaAAATAATACGTGGCTTTTATTAAGTTTCAAGGGCAAAAGTAGGATTAAAAACGAGTTTTATGTTTGAAAGCTAAAAAATAAGTTCGTCTCTCCCTATAGCCCATCGAATCCAAGCCCTCTTCATAtcttctgaatttctttgtttcttcttctcagTTGTAAATATTTCCGCTTCTTCGAATTTCTGAATCTTCAATAACAATCGGCAGCTTCCTCACCAGGTAATgtcatttctttcaatttcgTTGTTCAGggtttagtatgttttgttttttttgccgAGATTGTATGATATTTTACTTTTCCCAGCTTTTGTGTTGAATCATATCTACTTTATTATCGTTTAATCCGTTGAAAGCTCTATGATTTTCTCGTATCTAATTTTTGTGAGTATTTGTGCACATTAGTATAATGGCAGTAGCAGAACAACTCATTGATGATCAAAGTCTCTGATCCCATTGTTTGaacaagtttttggtttttgcttaatttttttCGATCCATTTGAAATGGAAAAATTGGGATTTTTCAAACAGAGAATTAAAAGTAAGAAAATGGGGTGTTTCGATTTTTGTGTATTTCTCTTCCAAATACAAATGATAAAGAGGTCTTCTTTCGGATATAAATAATTGCACTTTCGCTTAAACACCAATTAATAATGTCTTCAATTCTTAATCCCACCCCCTAGAGATATCAAAATAGCATTTCGAATTTACTGGTAATTATTAACatttgagtttaaattttt
This region includes:
- the LOC137729422 gene encoding adenylate kinase isoenzyme 6 homolog produces the protein MVRTRPNILVTGTPGTGKTTTSSALAEATQLRHINVGDLVKAKNLHDGWDDELDCYVINEDLVCDELEDTMEEGGNIVDYHGCDFFPERWFDLVVVLQTDNTVLYDRLTRRGYSNSKLSNNIECEIFQTLLEEAKESYPQDIVIPLKSDSIQDISTNLSTLTDWVRRWQPSST